One Bacteroidota bacterium genomic window, GAAGAATGCTCAAAGAGAGGTTTGTTTACTTATATCAAAGAAACAGTTATTCATTTATTAGCTTACAAAGAAAATACATACAATTTAACAATTGATAATAAGGAACTTACAACTAAAGCTTTTCTAATTACTTTTGCCAATGCCGGTCAATATGGAGGAAATGCAGAAATTGCACCTAAGGCAAAAATTAATGATGGTGAATTAGATATTGTAATTATGAAAAAACCTCCCTTATTAAATATTATTCCAACAGCTATACGTCTTTATTTAAAGAACATACATAAGTCTCCTTTTGTAAAAGTAATAAAAGGGAAAAATATTAGTTTAACAACAGATAAAAAGTTAGATATTCATTTTGATGGTGAAAATATGGGGGAATTTGACAAATTAAAAATAGAAATTAATAGAGCAACATTAAATGTTTTAGTTTCAAAAAAATATAATAAATAATGAAAATATTAGATGGTAAAAACTTATCGGAAATTATAAAAGATAATTTAAAAAAAGAAGTTGATAAACTCATAGAAAACGGCATAAAACCACCGCATTTGATAGCAATAATTGTTGGTGAAGACAGAGCAAGCCAAACCTATGTGAGAAGTAAAATAAAAGCATGTGAAGCAATTGGCTATAAATCATCAACAATAACCTTCGAAAATACCATAACGGAAAAACAACTAATAAATAAAGTTAATGAACTTAATGAAGATGATGATGTTGATGGTTTTATAGTCCAGCTCCCTCTCCCCAATCATATTTCTGTTGATAAAGTAATTGAAAGTATAAATCCAGAGAAAGATGTTGATGGTTTTCATCCTATGAATATTGGTAAAATGGTAAAAAATATTCCAACTCTCTTACCTGCAACCCCTAAGGGTATTTTAGAAATTTTTAAACACTACAATATTGAAACATCAGGAAAAAATTGTGTTGTAGTTGGAAGAAGCCAGATAGTAGGAACACCAATGAGTATATTACTTGGTCGTAAGAATTCACTCGGTAATGCTACTGTTACAATGGTTCACAGTAGAACAAAAAATATAAAGGAGATTTGTAAATCAGCAGATATTATTATTGCTGCAATAGGTAAAGCAAGATTTATTACTGAAGAAATGGTAAAAAAAGGAGCTGTAATTATTGATGTTGGGATAAATGCCATTGATGATCCAACAAAAAAGAAAGGATACCGCTTAGTAGGTGATGTTGATTTTGAAAATGTTGCCGATAAATGTTCATACATCACTCCTGTACCAAAAGGTGTTGGTCCAATGACAATTGCCGCATTGCTTCAAAATACTTTAATTGCTACCAAAAATAGAAGAAAATTTTGATGAAAAATAATTCAATATTAAAAATACCGGAAATTCCAAAAGGACAAGTTCTGATAAATGAAACCTTTTGTTCCTTACAAGGTGAAGGATATTATTCAGGAAAAGCAGCTTTCTTTATTCGTTTTGCAGGCTGTGATATTGGATGTATCTGGTGTGATTCTAAAGATACTTGGTCGGTTGAAAATTCCAGATTTACAGAAATAAAAGAAATTGTAAAGGAAGTAAAAAAATACAAAACCGATATTATTGTAATTACAGGAGGTGAGCCATTAATTTATGATCTCAAAGAACTTACAGATGCATTAAAAAAAACATCAAAGGAAATACATGTTGAAACATCAGGAGCTTATCCCTTAAGTGTTGATTTTGATTGGCTAACTGTTTCTCCCAAAAAAAATATGAAAATAATAGAATCCACTTGCTACCATGCAGACGAATTAAAAATTGTTGTTTTTGAAAGTTCCGATATAGAATTTGCAAAAAGTCTTGAAGATAAAGTGAAAAGAAATTGTAAACTATTTCTTCAACCTGAATGGGGAAATCAAAAAAATATATTGCCTGAAATTATTGATTTTATTAAAAATAATCCGCAATGGCAACTATCACTTCAAACTCATAAGTACATTGATATTCCTTAATTTTTATTTTAATTATGAAATTTCTCTTTACAGGAAAATACAACAGTAAGTATAACAGAAACAGAATAGTTCTCAAAGGATTAAAACAAATTGGTCATGAAGTAATTGAGTTTCCTTTTTCAAAAAAAACCAATGAGATAAAACATAAACTCAAAAAGTTATCCTCAGAAGTAGATTATATATTTTTACCGAATTTTAGCCATAAGTATGTGAGTTTTGTAAAAAAAAATACTGATAAAGCATTGATATTTGACCCTTTAGTATCAAAATATATGACCAATGTTTTTGATTTCAAACGCTATCCGAAATTTTCTTACGGAGCATTAAAGCATTTTAATCGTGATAAAAAATCTTTTAAACTTGCTGATATTTTGCTTGCTGATACTTACGAGCATAAAAAATATTTTATAAATACTTTTAAAATTCCTGAAGACAAAGTCAAGATTTTACCAATAGGAATTGATTCTGAAATATTTTTTCCTCTTGAAAATGAAAGAAAAGATAATGATTTTGTTGTAGGCTATGTTGGTGGATATATTCCTTTACATGGTATGCATCACATAATTGAAGCAATAAGAATTATTGAAAACAGAGATGAAAAGAATATCAAATTTCATTTTATAGGGACAGGTCATGATTTTGAAAAATCAAAAAGACTAATAAAAAAATATAATCTTAAAAGCATAAAAATTACAAATTGGGTTGAAGAAGAAAAGCTAAATGAATATATTAAAGATTTTAACATTTGTCTTGGAATTTTTGGTGATTCGATAAAAACCGATGTTGTTATTCCCAATAAAATTTATGAATATTCAGCTACAAAAAAATGTACAATTAGCAAACACACAAAGGCAATGCAAGAAATATTTACCAATAATAAAGATATAGTACTTAGCGACAATAATGCTGAAAGCATTGCTAACAAAATAATTGAGTTAAAAAACAATCCATTAAAAATACAGGAAATTGCAGAAAACACCTATCAACTTATAATTCAAAATTATTCAGAAAAACATATTGCCAAAATGCTTATTGAAAAATTGAAATAATACAATTATTTTGAAAAATACGCCAAAAATATCATTTACAAAAGACCTTCAATACTACAAATTTTGTATTTATGGTTTTCTGAAAAATCTAAGATTTTTTGAGCCTTTTCTAATACTTTTCTTTCTTGAAAACGGACTTACTTTTTTCCAAATAGGAACGCTTTACGCCATTAGAGAAATAGTTAGAAATATTTTTGAAATACCTTCTGGAATTTTTGCTGATGCAATTGGCAGAAGACGTTCAATGATAATTACATTTATTTTTTATATA contains:
- a CDS encoding glycosyltransferase, with the translated sequence MKFLFTGKYNSKYNRNRIVLKGLKQIGHEVIEFPFSKKTNEIKHKLKKLSSEVDYIFLPNFSHKYVSFVKKNTDKALIFDPLVSKYMTNVFDFKRYPKFSYGALKHFNRDKKSFKLADILLADTYEHKKYFINTFKIPEDKVKILPIGIDSEIFFPLENERKDNDFVVGYVGGYIPLHGMHHIIEAIRIIENRDEKNIKFHFIGTGHDFEKSKRLIKKYNLKSIKITNWVEEEKLNEYIKDFNICLGIFGDSIKTDVVIPNKIYEYSATKKCTISKHTKAMQEIFTNNKDIVLSDNNAESIANKIIELKNNPLKIQEIAENTYQLIIQNYSEKHIAKMLIEKLK
- a CDS encoding bifunctional 5,10-methylenetetrahydrofolate dehydrogenase/5,10-methenyltetrahydrofolate cyclohydrolase, with translation MKILDGKNLSEIIKDNLKKEVDKLIENGIKPPHLIAIIVGEDRASQTYVRSKIKACEAIGYKSSTITFENTITEKQLINKVNELNEDDDVDGFIVQLPLPNHISVDKVIESINPEKDVDGFHPMNIGKMVKNIPTLLPATPKGILEIFKHYNIETSGKNCVVVGRSQIVGTPMSILLGRKNSLGNATVTMVHSRTKNIKEICKSADIIIAAIGKARFITEEMVKKGAVIIDVGINAIDDPTKKKGYRLVGDVDFENVADKCSYITPVPKGVGPMTIAALLQNTLIATKNRRKF
- a CDS encoding diacylglycerol kinase family protein, which translates into the protein MLSKKSKILFIVNPVSGRKKKENLHKIIKEELSSDTEFKIVEWESPMQNICDLIKNNIDADTNIIVAVGGDGTINKVANYVYKTDKTLAIIPLGSGNGFARFLNIPINLRKSIRLLENGISIKIDTVTINNKLFISTAGIGFDAFISKKFEECSKRGLFTYIKETVIHLLAYKENTYNLTIDNKELTTKAFLITFANAGQYGGNAEIAPKAKINDGELDIVIMKKPPLLNIIPTAIRLYLKNIHKSPFVKVIKGKNISLTTDKKLDIHFDGENMGEFDKLKIEINRATLNVLVSKKYNK
- a CDS encoding 7-carboxy-7-deazaguanine synthase QueE; the encoded protein is MKNNSILKIPEIPKGQVLINETFCSLQGEGYYSGKAAFFIRFAGCDIGCIWCDSKDTWSVENSRFTEIKEIVKEVKKYKTDIIVITGGEPLIYDLKELTDALKKTSKEIHVETSGAYPLSVDFDWLTVSPKKNMKIIESTCYHADELKIVVFESSDIEFAKSLEDKVKRNCKLFLQPEWGNQKNILPEIIDFIKNNPQWQLSLQTHKYIDIP